From a region of the Actinomadura luzonensis genome:
- a CDS encoding DUF4097 family beta strand repeat-containing protein: MTMKRITVIAGVLALPCLGMATGCGLTGETNHSTGAYEVPDAVTALRVTADEGEVEVIGSDRRTIAVTERLSWRKNKPATSHEVRDGTLELKFDCPTTFGFGTVGVECEVGYRVEVPKGLRVEVSSDSGDLKLTGLSGELRARTDSGAIGADGLAGGRVTATTDSGDVTLAFTGPPDAVTTESDSGRTVVRVPGGPYDVRAETDSGEKKITAATSASAQRRIRLRSDSGDLEVATP, translated from the coding sequence ATGACCATGAAGAGGATCACCGTCATCGCGGGCGTGCTGGCCCTGCCGTGCCTCGGGATGGCGACGGGGTGCGGCCTGACCGGCGAGACGAACCACTCCACCGGCGCCTACGAGGTGCCGGATGCCGTGACGGCGCTGCGGGTGACCGCCGACGAGGGCGAGGTCGAGGTGATCGGCTCCGACCGCCGGACCATCGCGGTGACCGAGCGGCTGAGCTGGCGCAAGAACAAGCCGGCGACCAGTCACGAGGTGCGGGACGGCACGCTGGAGCTGAAATTCGACTGCCCGACGACGTTCGGGTTCGGCACGGTCGGCGTCGAGTGCGAGGTGGGCTACCGCGTCGAGGTGCCCAAGGGGCTGCGCGTCGAGGTCAGCTCCGACTCCGGCGACCTCAAGCTGACGGGCCTGTCCGGGGAGCTGCGGGCCCGCACCGACTCGGGGGCGATCGGCGCGGACGGGCTGGCCGGCGGCCGGGTCACGGCCACGACCGACTCGGGGGACGTCACGCTCGCCTTCACCGGCCCTCCTGACGCCGTCACCACCGAATCCGACTCCGGCCGGACCGTCGTCCGCGTGCCCGGCGGCCCGTACGACGTGCGGGCCGAGACCGACTCCGGCGAGAAGAAGATCACGGCCGCCACCAGCGCGTCGGCGCAGCGCCGGATCCGGCTCCGCAGCGACTCCGGCGACCTGGAGGTCGCCACCCCCTGA
- a CDS encoding GNAT family N-acetyltransferase, whose protein sequence is MISLRPLEPADAAVVASWIDGLDALVLWSGKAGFTWPFDAGQLLAFRAADPARRLLVADGPGGRPIGHVMLRPDAAPGAVRLGLVLVAPEARGRGHGEALVRAALGAAFADPGAARVTLGVYAHNHGARRLYERLGFREEAVHADSVEVGERRWTSVTMVLPRPR, encoded by the coding sequence GTGATCTCGCTGCGCCCCCTGGAGCCCGCCGACGCCGCCGTGGTCGCCTCCTGGATCGACGGTCTCGACGCGCTCGTCCTGTGGTCCGGGAAAGCCGGCTTCACCTGGCCGTTCGACGCCGGGCAGCTCCTCGCCTTCCGCGCCGCCGACCCCGCGCGCCGCCTGCTCGTCGCCGACGGGCCCGGCGGGCGGCCGATCGGCCACGTCATGCTGCGTCCCGACGCCGCGCCCGGGGCGGTCCGGCTCGGCCTCGTGCTCGTCGCGCCCGAGGCCAGGGGGCGCGGGCACGGCGAGGCGCTGGTGCGCGCCGCCCTCGGCGCCGCCTTCGCCGACCCGGGCGCCGCCCGCGTCACGCTCGGCGTGTACGCCCACAACCACGGGGCCAGGCGGCTGTACGAACGGCTCGGCTTCCGCGAGGAGGCCGTCCACGCCGACTCCGTCGAGGTGGGGGAGCGGCGCTGGACGTCGGTCACCATGGTGCTGCCCCGGCCGCGCTGA
- a CDS encoding aminotransferase class IV family protein yields MPTIWAAHLNGRPATAGDLAPLAFAGYAHFTAMQVRDGRVRGLDLHLERLRAASAELFGRTLSDERVRSFLRAAVAAGPPDLSLTAHVYAPGFAAAGAEPDVLVRTGPAATPPEGPLALAAAAHERFLPHVKQAGEAAKTYHLRRAAAEGLDDAAFVDRRGRLSEATIWNLAFWDGSAVVWPVAARLGGVTMGVVRRRLAALGVPQLDREVTLDDLPGLAGAVVMNSWTPAVPVHRIGAADLPPAPSFVKLLHRAYQDEPPVSP; encoded by the coding sequence ATGCCGACCATCTGGGCCGCCCACCTCAACGGCCGCCCGGCGACCGCCGGCGACCTCGCGCCGCTCGCCTTCGCCGGCTACGCCCACTTCACCGCCATGCAGGTCCGCGACGGCCGGGTGCGCGGCCTCGACCTGCACCTGGAACGGCTGCGCGCCGCCTCGGCCGAGCTGTTCGGCCGCACGCTGTCCGACGAGCGGGTGCGGTCCTTCCTGCGCGCCGCCGTCGCGGCCGGCCCGCCCGACCTGTCGCTGACGGCCCACGTGTACGCGCCCGGGTTCGCCGCCGCCGGCGCCGAGCCGGATGTCCTGGTGCGCACCGGACCGGCCGCCACTCCTCCCGAGGGCCCGCTGGCGCTCGCGGCCGCCGCGCACGAGCGGTTCCTCCCGCACGTCAAGCAGGCCGGCGAGGCGGCCAAGACCTACCACCTGCGCCGCGCGGCGGCCGAGGGCCTCGACGACGCCGCGTTCGTCGACCGGCGGGGCCGGCTCAGCGAGGCCACCATCTGGAACCTCGCCTTCTGGGACGGCTCGGCTGTCGTGTGGCCGGTGGCCGCGCGGCTGGGCGGCGTCACCATGGGAGTCGTCCGCCGCCGGCTGGCCGCGCTCGGCGTCCCGCAGCTCGACCGCGAGGTCACCCTCGACGACCTGCCCGGCCTGGCCGGCGCCGTGGTCATGAACTCCTGGACGCCCGCAGTCCCCGTGCACCGGATCGGGGCCGCCGACTTGCCCCCGGCCCCGTCGTTCGTGAAGCTGTTGCACCGGGCCTACCAGGACGAACCGCCCGTCAGCCCCTGA
- a CDS encoding DJ-1/PfpI family protein, whose amino-acid sequence MNESLRQIGRFLWHYAEMAVAMLLGMALLGPLWSAALPDAVARLDVRTLTMAADMAAGMAVWMRVRRHGWPAIAEMAAAMVAPFLVLLVPYWLGVLPGAVVSGAGHALMFVLMAVVMLRRRAEYTGHPVRVRVPARVVKVAALVLATLLVPGAVSAVSTVGRFRDLYTVRADAPAVPPSTRSSSYDPARPTVALLLGGRGTNVADLLGPFEVLESTGAVNAYLVAAGPGLAPLTGGLDVVPDLTFDELDRLLAGHGDRLDAVVIPAVQPPEPAESARIVSWLRRQSAAGAVTVSVCNGARMLATTGLLDGRPATSHWWRLGGLRKDFPQVGWTAGHRYVDDGNVLTTAGVLSGVDGALRLVERLAGEDAARLAATRAHWRHYSPGVPAPLPEHALEPRDVVVALNSSYQTGPARLGVPLVDGVGELELASVFVSYTEESMTSRTVALGDGPVRSRHGLTFVPRATLAAAAGGLDRLLVPGADAARRHVLGTAPSPATGGLRPEYLHAREGFPFDAVMLDVAATYDLQTARWTAKTLEYPLSDVRVTGSAWPWGPTLLLAGLAGLGLGAALAARAPARRLRAARRRAPAAAGTGREQPPAELTQR is encoded by the coding sequence GTGAACGAGTCCCTGCGGCAGATCGGCCGTTTCCTGTGGCATTACGCTGAGATGGCCGTCGCGATGCTCCTCGGCATGGCGCTGCTGGGCCCGCTGTGGTCGGCGGCCCTGCCGGACGCGGTGGCCAGGCTCGACGTGCGCACCCTGACCATGGCCGCCGACATGGCCGCCGGAATGGCGGTGTGGATGCGGGTGCGCCGCCACGGGTGGCCGGCGATCGCCGAGATGGCGGCGGCGATGGTGGCGCCGTTCCTGGTGCTGCTGGTGCCGTACTGGCTGGGCGTGCTGCCGGGGGCGGTGGTGTCCGGGGCGGGGCACGCGCTGATGTTCGTCCTCATGGCGGTGGTCATGCTGCGGCGGCGCGCGGAGTACACGGGGCACCCCGTCCGGGTCCGCGTCCCGGCCAGGGTGGTCAAGGTGGCGGCGCTGGTGCTGGCCACGCTGCTGGTGCCGGGCGCGGTGTCGGCGGTCAGCACGGTCGGCAGGTTCCGCGACCTCTACACCGTGCGCGCCGACGCGCCGGCCGTGCCGCCCTCCACGCGTTCCTCCTCCTACGACCCGGCCAGGCCGACCGTCGCCCTGCTGCTGGGCGGCCGGGGCACCAACGTGGCGGACCTGCTCGGCCCGTTCGAGGTGCTGGAGAGCACCGGCGCGGTCAACGCCTACCTCGTCGCGGCCGGCCCCGGGCTCGCGCCGCTGACCGGCGGCCTGGACGTCGTGCCCGACCTCACCTTCGACGAGCTGGACCGGCTGCTGGCCGGGCACGGCGACCGGCTGGACGCCGTCGTGATCCCCGCCGTGCAGCCGCCCGAGCCGGCCGAGTCGGCGCGGATCGTCTCCTGGCTGCGCCGCCAGTCCGCGGCCGGGGCGGTGACGGTCAGCGTGTGCAACGGCGCGCGCATGCTCGCCACGACCGGCCTGCTGGACGGCCGGCCGGCGACCTCGCACTGGTGGCGGCTCGGCGGCCTCCGCAAGGACTTCCCGCAGGTCGGCTGGACCGCCGGCCACCGCTACGTGGACGACGGGAACGTGCTCACCACGGCCGGCGTGCTGTCCGGCGTCGACGGCGCGCTGCGCCTGGTCGAGCGCCTGGCGGGCGAGGACGCCGCCCGCCTGGCCGCCACGCGGGCGCACTGGCGCCACTACTCCCCCGGCGTCCCCGCGCCGCTGCCGGAGCACGCCCTGGAGCCGCGGGACGTGGTCGTGGCGCTGAACTCCTCCTACCAGACCGGGCCCGCGCGGCTCGGCGTGCCGCTGGTCGACGGGGTCGGCGAGCTGGAGCTGGCCTCGGTGTTCGTCTCCTACACCGAGGAGTCGATGACGAGCAGGACGGTGGCGCTCGGCGACGGGCCGGTCCGGTCGCGGCACGGGCTGACCTTCGTGCCGCGCGCCACGCTCGCCGCCGCCGCGGGCGGCCTGGACCGGCTGCTGGTGCCCGGCGCGGACGCGGCCCGGCGGCACGTGCTGGGCACCGCGCCCTCGCCGGCCACCGGCGGGCTGCGGCCGGAGTACCTGCACGCCCGCGAGGGGTTCCCGTTCGACGCGGTGATGCTGGACGTCGCGGCCACCTACGACCTGCAGACGGCCCGGTGGACGGCGAAGACGCTGGAGTACCCGCTGTCGGACGTACGGGTGACCGGCAGCGCCTGGCCGTGGGGCCCGACGCTGCTCCTGGCGGGGCTGGCGGGGCTGGGCCTCGGGGCCGCACTGGCGGCCCGGGCGCCGGCCCGCCGCCTGCGGGCCGCCCGCCGCCGCGCCCCGGCCGCCGCCGGGACCGGCCGCGAGCAGCCGCCCGCGGAGCTGACCCAGCGCTGA
- a CDS encoding CDGSH iron-sulfur domain-containing protein, with the protein MDEDVVTVTPCADGPLLIRGTFELLTQDGEPIDPGRTTVALCRCGGSSAKPFCDGSHKAIGFQASSEPDPPPGT; encoded by the coding sequence GTGGACGAAGACGTGGTGACGGTGACGCCCTGCGCGGACGGCCCGCTGCTGATCAGGGGGACCTTCGAACTGCTGACCCAGGACGGGGAGCCGATCGACCCCGGCCGGACCACCGTGGCGCTGTGCCGGTGCGGGGGCTCCTCGGCCAAGCCGTTCTGCGACGGCTCGCACAAGGCGATCGGTTTTCAGGCCTCCAGCGAGCCCGACCCGCCGCCCGGGACCTGA
- a CDS encoding alpha/beta fold hydrolase, whose amino-acid sequence MREFKTHTLEVPGAVLHYEVREAAEPSGRPVLLLIGSPMGAAGFVALAERLPERTIVTYDPRGVGESRKTGEPGEESTPEQHADDLHRLIAEAGGGPVDVFASSGGAVNALVLVARHPEQVRTLVAHEPPAAQVLPDREQALAAIQGISRTYRQDGLGPAMAQFITIVGLKGDIPADFADRPAPDPAMFGLPAEDDGSRDDALLGQNLISCTHHEHDFDALRAASTRIVIGVGAESAGEMAHRGGVAVAGRLGVEPVTFPSNHGGFLDDTFGMPGDPDGFAARLREVLEG is encoded by the coding sequence ATGCGAGAGTTCAAGACCCACACCCTCGAGGTGCCCGGCGCGGTCCTCCACTACGAGGTGCGCGAGGCCGCCGAGCCCTCGGGCCGGCCCGTGCTGCTGCTGATCGGCTCGCCCATGGGGGCGGCCGGGTTCGTCGCGCTGGCCGAGCGCCTGCCGGAGCGCACGATCGTCACCTACGACCCGCGCGGCGTGGGCGAGAGCCGCAAGACCGGCGAGCCGGGTGAGGAGTCCACGCCCGAGCAGCACGCCGACGACCTGCACCGGCTGATCGCCGAGGCCGGCGGCGGGCCGGTGGACGTCTTCGCCAGCAGCGGCGGCGCGGTCAACGCGCTGGTGCTGGTGGCCCGGCACCCGGAGCAGGTGCGCACGCTCGTCGCGCACGAGCCGCCCGCCGCCCAGGTGCTGCCGGACCGCGAGCAGGCGCTGGCCGCGATCCAGGGCATCAGCAGGACGTACCGGCAGGACGGGCTCGGCCCGGCGATGGCGCAGTTCATCACGATCGTCGGCCTGAAGGGCGACATCCCGGCCGACTTCGCCGACCGCCCGGCCCCCGACCCGGCCATGTTCGGCCTGCCGGCCGAGGACGACGGCTCCCGCGACGACGCGCTGCTCGGGCAGAACCTCATCTCCTGCACCCACCACGAGCACGACTTCGACGCGCTGCGCGCCGCGTCCACCCGGATCGTGATCGGCGTCGGCGCCGAGTCGGCGGGCGAGATGGCGCACCGCGGCGGCGTGGCGGTCGCGGGCCGGCTCGGCGTCGAGCCCGTCACCTTCCCCAGCAACCACGGCGGGTTCCTGGACGACACGTTCGGCATGCCGGGCGACCCCGACGGCTTCGCGGCGCGGCTGCGCGAGGTGCTGGAGGGCTGA
- a CDS encoding family 43 glycosylhydrolase: protein MAGALDRRPLRQARQRLGARGAPLPGPLVHRGLHGRPLPQGRLVPAFIGGPAFIEPGAYHHIDGSMYTEGDDAWLVLHNNLYARFRDDMEDIVPTTGLPAFQQTPYTPEPYLEGAYVFKHEGRYYLMHAAWDRTSVAADGATRHAYDPAGAGRAQYQYDAVVAVSDRFEGPYSRRWTMGVGAGHNNLFRDRGGQLWATFFRNPNVGYWADPSRVADAAVAGVVKVEWTGPEGDRLYVQRRPNG from the coding sequence GTGGCAGGAGCACTGGACCGACGACCGCTTCGGCAGGCGCGGCAACGCCTGGGCGCCCGAGGTGCACCACTTCCGGGGCCGCTGGTACATCGTGGCCTGCATGGGCGACCACTCCCGCAAGGTCGGCTCGTTCCTGCGTTCATCGGCGGGCCCGCCTTCATCGAGCCCGGCGCCTACCACCACATCGACGGCAGCATGTACACCGAGGGCGACGACGCCTGGCTGGTGCTGCACAACAACCTGTACGCCCGGTTCCGGGACGACATGGAGGACATCGTCCCCACGACCGGCCTGCCCGCCTTCCAGCAGACGCCGTACACGCCGGAGCCGTACCTCGAAGGCGCGTACGTCTTCAAGCACGAGGGCAGGTACTACCTCATGCACGCCGCCTGGGACCGCACCTCCGTCGCGGCCGACGGCGCCACCCGCCACGCCTACGACCCGGCGGGCGCCGGCCGCGCCCAGTACCAGTACGACGCGGTGGTCGCCGTCTCCGACCGCTTCGAGGGCCCCTACTCGCGGCGCTGGACGATGGGGGTCGGCGCGGGCCACAACAACCTCTTCCGCGACCGCGGCGGACAGCTCTGGGCCACGTTCTTCCGCAACCCCAACGTCGGCTACTGGGCCGACCCGTCCCGCGTCGCCGACGCGGCGGTGGCGGGCGTCGTCAAGGTCGAGTGGACGGGCCCGGAAGGCGACCGCCTGTACGTCCAGCGCCGCCCCAACGGCTGA
- a CDS encoding class I SAM-dependent DNA methyltransferase has protein sequence MAEFDASSYGRHIADIYDETVRGLPTDTAVACLARLAEGGPVLEFGIGTGRLALPLAERGLAVAGVDGSPDMVAALRAKPGGDRVPVTVGDFAEVRAGEAFALVVLAFNTVFALPSQDAQVRCFANAAAHLRPGGRFVVEAWVPDPGAFRDRAALRLLALSEDVVTAEAALLAPAEQMMYTTKIRLTGEGPRLLPANHRYAWPAELDLMGRLAGLEREHRWADWAGTPFTDDSRAHVSVYRLPGGA, from the coding sequence ATGGCGGAGTTCGACGCCTCTTCGTACGGCAGGCACATCGCCGACATCTACGACGAGACGGTACGCGGCCTGCCCACGGACACGGCCGTGGCCTGCCTCGCCCGGCTGGCCGAGGGCGGCCCGGTGCTGGAGTTCGGCATCGGCACGGGACGGCTGGCGCTGCCGCTGGCCGAGCGGGGCCTCGCCGTGGCGGGCGTGGACGGCTCGCCGGACATGGTGGCGGCGCTGCGCGCCAAACCGGGCGGCGACCGCGTCCCGGTGACGGTGGGCGACTTCGCCGAGGTCCGGGCCGGGGAGGCGTTCGCGCTGGTCGTGCTGGCCTTCAACACCGTCTTCGCGCTGCCGTCGCAGGACGCGCAGGTGCGCTGCTTCGCCAACGCCGCCGCGCATCTGCGGCCCGGTGGCCGGTTCGTGGTGGAGGCGTGGGTGCCGGACCCGGGCGCGTTCCGCGACCGGGCCGCGCTGCGGCTGCTGGCGCTCTCGGAGGACGTGGTCACCGCCGAGGCCGCTCTCCTCGCCCCCGCCGAGCAGATGATGTACACGACCAAGATCCGGCTGACCGGCGAGGGGCCGCGCCTGCTGCCCGCCAACCACCGCTACGCCTGGCCCGCCGAGCTCGACCTGATGGGCCGGCTGGCCGGCCTGGAGCGCGAGCACCGCTGGGCCGACTGGGCGGGCACGCCGTTCACCGACGACAGCCGCGCCCACGTGAGCGTGTACCGCCTGCCCGGGGGCGCCTGA
- a CDS encoding glycosyltransferase, with product MDRPPELDYVLPLRWYDDTDDRALDELTGYLRRLSRHARIVVVDGSPPALFARHARRWRGLAVHVPPDPDAACANGKVAGVLTGMRLARAEHVVIADDDVRYGPEELAAVRRLLARADLVRPQNHFSPLPWHARWDTARSLLNRGLGADYPGTFGVRRSFFERMGGYDGDVLFENLELIRTVRAHGGTEVAPPGLYVRRLPPEASRFWSQRVRQAYDDLAQPARLALFLSVLPAVAAALLRRRPGLVVAGAAAVTALAEAGRRRAGGRRVFPWDTSLFAPLWVLERATCSWLAVAAALRGGVPYAGRRLKVAAHSARRLKVAAHQAWRLGAAARAAGRQVPGGGSGSLEA from the coding sequence ATGGACCGGCCCCCCGAGCTGGACTACGTCCTGCCGCTGCGCTGGTACGACGACACGGACGACCGCGCCCTGGACGAGCTGACCGGGTACCTGCGCCGCCTGTCCCGCCACGCCCGGATCGTCGTCGTGGACGGCAGCCCGCCCGCCCTGTTCGCCCGCCACGCCCGCCGCTGGCGCGGCCTGGCCGTGCACGTGCCGCCCGACCCGGACGCGGCCTGCGCCAACGGCAAGGTCGCCGGGGTGCTGACCGGGATGCGGCTGGCCCGCGCCGAGCACGTGGTGATCGCCGACGACGACGTCCGCTACGGGCCGGAGGAGCTGGCCGCCGTCCGCCGCCTGCTCGCCCGCGCCGACCTGGTACGGCCGCAGAACCACTTCTCCCCGCTGCCCTGGCACGCCCGCTGGGACACCGCCCGCAGCCTGCTCAACCGCGGCCTCGGCGCCGACTACCCCGGCACGTTCGGCGTGCGCCGCTCGTTCTTCGAGCGGATGGGCGGCTACGACGGCGACGTGCTGTTCGAGAACCTGGAGCTGATCCGCACCGTCCGCGCGCACGGCGGCACCGAGGTGGCCCCGCCCGGCCTGTACGTGCGCCGCCTGCCGCCGGAGGCGTCCCGCTTCTGGTCGCAGCGGGTCCGCCAGGCCTACGACGACCTGGCGCAGCCGGCCCGGCTGGCGCTGTTCCTGTCCGTGCTGCCCGCCGTCGCCGCGGCGCTGCTGCGGCGCAGGCCGGGGCTGGTGGTGGCCGGGGCGGCCGCGGTGACCGCGCTGGCCGAGGCCGGGCGGCGGCGGGCGGGCGGCCGCCGGGTGTTCCCGTGGGACACCTCTCTGTTCGCCCCGCTGTGGGTCCTGGAGCGGGCCACGTGCAGCTGGCTCGCGGTCGCCGCCGCGCTGCGCGGCGGGGTCCCGTACGCCGGGCGGCGGCTCAAGGTGGCCGCGCACTCGGCCCGGCGGCTCAAGGTGGCCGCGCACCAGGCATGGCGGCTCGGAGCGGCCGCCCGCGCGGCGGGCCGTCAGGTCCCGGGCGGCGGGTCGGGCTCGCTGGAGGCCTGA
- a CDS encoding GNAT family N-acetyltransferase translates to MIEVRRATPGDAGALLGLQLRLDRESAFMLLEPGERDPSAGRGLGRRLLERAVTEARQAGLARLELTVMCHNRPALGLYLACGFQVEGLRRSALEVGGRRVDEYYMGLLLE, encoded by the coding sequence TCGAGGTCCGCCGCGCCACGCCCGGCGACGCCGGGGCCCTGCTCGGCCTCCAGCTCCGGCTGGACCGCGAGTCGGCGTTCATGCTGCTGGAGCCGGGCGAGCGCGACCCGTCGGCGGGGCGCGGCCTCGGCCGGCGGCTGCTGGAGCGGGCCGTGACCGAGGCGCGGCAGGCCGGCCTGGCCCGGCTGGAGCTCACCGTCATGTGCCACAACCGCCCGGCGCTCGGGCTCTACCTGGCGTGCGGCTTCCAGGTCGAGGGGCTGCGCAGGTCCGCGCTGGAGGTCGGCGGGCGGCGGGTGGACGAGTACTACATGGGCCTGCTCCTGGAGTAG